CGGTCGCCCTCGAGAATCTGCCCGCTGCGGTGGCCGAGGCCGACATCCTCATCACCTGTACCGGTGCGGTGGGGACCGTGGTCTCCATCGCCGATGCTCACCTCGCCCTCGTCGGACGCGACTCCGAGCACCCCCTGGTGATCTGCGACCTCGGACTGCCCCGCGACGTCGACGCCGCCGTGGCGCAGCTGCCGGGTATCACCGTCTTCGACATGGAGTCGCTTCAGCGCGATCCCGCAGCCGGTGCTGCGGCGAACGACGCGTCGGCGGCTCGCGAGATCGTCTCCAGTGAACTCTCGGGTTACCTTGCGGGACAACGGCTTGCCGAGGTCACCCCCACCGTCACCGCACTGCGTCAGCGCGCTGCCGAAGTGGTCGAGGGGGAGTTGTTGCGCCTCGAGTCGCGGCTGCCCGGGCTCGATTCACCGCAGCGCGACGAGGTGGCCCGTACCGTGCGCCGGGTAGTCGACAAGTTGCTGCACTCGCCGACGGTGCGCGTCAAGCAGCTCGCCAGCACCCCGGGCGGGGATTCCTACGCCGCTGCGCTGCGGGAGTTGTTCGAGCTGAGCCCCGGTTCGGTCGATGCGGTGGCGACGCCGATGGAGATCGGCTCGCTGGAGCTGGTCGACGACTTCACCGCCAGCCGTACCGATCTGCGCTCGGACTCTCACCCCGGCGGCACCGCCGGTCAGGAGCGATCGGAGTGAACGACATCGTCAAGATCGGTACTCGCGGAAGCCTTCTCGCGACCACCCAGGCCGACACCGTGCGCGTGGCTCTCGCCGCTGCAGGGGTCGAGGCCGAACTGGTGATCGTCAAGACCGCGGGCGATCTGTCTGCTGCACCCGTACAGACGATCGGCGTCGGTGTCTTCACCGCAGCGCTGCGCGAGGCACTCGCCGACGGCACCGTCGACATCGCCGTGCACTCCTACAAGGATCTGCCGACGGCAGCCGACGACCGGTTCGTCATCGCGGCCATCCCGGCCCGCGAGGATCCCCGGGACGCCCTGGTGGCCCGCGACGGGCTGGTACTGGGCGAGCTGCCCGCGGACGCGAAGGTCGGTACCTCCGCACCCCGCCGGATTGCTCAATTGCGAGCTCTCGGACAGGGATTGGATGTCCGGCCGCTGCGAGGCAACCTCGACACCAGGATCGGGAAGGTGGCCTCGGGCGAGCTCGACGCCGTCATCGTCGCCCGCGCCGGACTGGCCCGCATCGGCCGACTCGACGTCGTCACCGAAGCACTCGATCCGGTGCAGCTGCTGCCGGCACCTGCTCAAGGTGCGCTGGCTGTCGAATGCCGCACCGGCGACACCGATCTCGCGGCGGCCATCGCCACCCTCGACGACGCACACGCGCGCGCCGCGGTGGCAGCCGAACGTGGACTGCTGGCCGAACTCGAAGCCGGCTGCACCGCTCCGGTCGGCGCGATCGCCGAAGTTGTCGAATCCATCGACGAGGACGGCCGCATCTTCGACGAACTGTCGTTGCGTGGCTGCGTAGCCGCGATCGACGGCAGCGACACCATCCGCGCGTCGATCGTCGGATCACCCGACCGCGCCGAGGAGCTGGGCCGGGAATTGGCCCGCGAACTGCTCGATCTCGGTGCCCGCGAACTCGTTTCAGTCACCGAACCAGCGCAGGCCGGTTCTCACGCACAGGGTGGATCTCATGTCTAGGGCCATAACGGCACCCGTCCGCGGACGCGCCAAACGCACGGCGACCCGTCCGGTCGTACGGAGAGAGTCGATCGCCACCGCTCGACTGATTCCGAAACGGGGCACGGCAACCCCGATAGAACTGCAGTACCCACACAAGACAGCACTGGAGAACAACCGATGAGCCCAGTCCGCAAGAACACCAACGGACGGATCCTGTTCGTGGGATCCGGGCCGGGTGACCCGGCTCTGCTCACGGTCCGGGCACGTGAAGTGCTCGGAGCGGCCGAGCTCGCATTCACCGATCCCGACGTCGACAAGGGCGTCACCGCGCTCGTCGGTGCCGACGTCCCTCGGGACGCGGAGACGGGCGAGAACGGTGTCGAGGTTCGTCCGGCGCTCGGCGAGCCCGCCGAGGTCGCCAAAACGCTTCTCGCCGAGGCCAAGAACGGCCACGACGTCGTTCGCCTGGTCTCCGGAGATCCGCTCACCACCGATTCGGTGATCGCCGAGGTCAGCGCCGTCGCTCGGACGCACGTGCCCTTCGAGGTGCTCCCCGGCCTGCCCGCCGGATCCGCGGTGCCCAGCTACGCCGGCATGGCACTGGGCTCGGGCCACACCGAGGCCGACGTCCGCGGCGAGGTCGACTGGGCAGCGCTCGCTGCTGCTCCCGGCCCGCTGGTGCTGCACGCGACGTCGGGTCACCTGGCCGAAACTGCCAGTGCTCTCGTCGAACACGGATTGGCACCGCAGACGCCTGCCGCCATCACCGTTCGTGGCACCACCCGTCAGCAGCGCACCGTCGAAGCAACACTGGCGACTCTGAACGACGCCGGATCCGAGCTCGTCGGATCGCTCGTCGTCACCGTCGGCAAGGTCGTCTCGGGCCGAAACAAGATGTCCTGGTGGGAGTCTCGCGCATTGTACGGCTGGACCGTGCTGGTGCCGCGTACCAAGGACCAGGCCGGTGAGATGAGCGACCGCCTCGTCACGCACGGGGCCATCCCGATCGAGGTTCCGACCATCGCCGTCGAGCCCCCGCGCAGCCCGGCCCAGATGGAACGGTCCGTCAAGGGCCTGGTCGACGGCCGCTACCAGTGGGTTGTCTTCACCTCCACCAATGCCGTCCGGGCAGTGTGGGAGAAGTTCGAGGAGTTCGGGCTGGATGCCCGCGCGTTCTCCGGCGTCAAGATCGCGTGCGTCGGTGAGGCAACCGCGGCGAAGGTGCGCTCGTTCGGCATCAATCCCGAGCTCGTGCCGTCGGGGGAGCAGAGCTCGCTCGGACTGCTCGAGGACTTCCCGCCGTACGACGAGGTGTTCGACCCGGTCAATCGAGTTCTGTTGCCGCGTGCCGACATCGCGACCGAAACGCTCGCCGAAGGGTTGCGCGAACGCGGTTGGGAGATCGACGACGTCACCGCATACCGCACCGTTCGGGCCGCGCCGCCCCCCGCCGAGACCCGCGAGATGATCAAGACCGGCGGATTCGACGCAGTGTGCTTCACGTCGAGCTCCACCGTCCGGAACCTGGTCGGCATCGCCGGAAAGCCGCACGCCCGCACACTCGTTGCGTGCATCGGCCCCAAGACGGCGGAGACTGCCGTCGAATTCGGTCTGCGCGTGGACGTGCAGCCCGAGTCGGCTCAGGTCGGACCACTGGTGGAGGCACTCGCCGAGCACGCAGCTCGCCTGCGCGCCGAGGGTGCACTGCCCCCGCCGCGCAAGAAGTCACGTAGGCGCTGACGCGCCTCGTGCGCGTTTTGCGTAGCTCTGACTACGCAAAACGCGCACGACGAACGAAGTGAGGCAGGTTCCACCTTGTTCCCCACCGATCGCCCCCGACGCCTGCGCCGTACCCCGGCGCTGCGTCGGCTGGTAGCCGAAACGTCCTTGGAGCCACGGCATCTGATACTGCCGATGTTCGTGGCCGACGGCATCTCCGAACCGCGAGAGATCAGCTCGATGCCCGGGGTGTTCCAGCACACGCTGGACTCGCTGAGCGCAGCGGCCGAGGATGCCGTGACGGCAGGCGTCGGTGGCGTCATGCTGTTCGGTGTGCCGAAATCCGAGGACAAGGACGAAACCGGCTCGGGGGCAACCGATCCGGACGGAATTCTGAATCGTGGACTGGCTCGACTGAAGGCCGACCTCGGAGATT
The nucleotide sequence above comes from Rhodococcoides fascians A25f. Encoded proteins:
- a CDS encoding uroporphyrinogen-III synthase — its product is MSPVRKNTNGRILFVGSGPGDPALLTVRAREVLGAAELAFTDPDVDKGVTALVGADVPRDAETGENGVEVRPALGEPAEVAKTLLAEAKNGHDVVRLVSGDPLTTDSVIAEVSAVARTHVPFEVLPGLPAGSAVPSYAGMALGSGHTEADVRGEVDWAALAAAPGPLVLHATSGHLAETASALVEHGLAPQTPAAITVRGTTRQQRTVEATLATLNDAGSELVGSLVVTVGKVVSGRNKMSWWESRALYGWTVLVPRTKDQAGEMSDRLVTHGAIPIEVPTIAVEPPRSPAQMERSVKGLVDGRYQWVVFTSTNAVRAVWEKFEEFGLDARAFSGVKIACVGEATAAKVRSFGINPELVPSGEQSSLGLLEDFPPYDEVFDPVNRVLLPRADIATETLAEGLRERGWEIDDVTAYRTVRAAPPPAETREMIKTGGFDAVCFTSSSTVRNLVGIAGKPHARTLVACIGPKTAETAVEFGLRVDVQPESAQVGPLVEALAEHAARLRAEGALPPPRKKSRRR
- the hemC gene encoding hydroxymethylbilane synthase is translated as MVKIGTRGSLLATTQADTVRVALAAAGVEAELVIVKTAGDLSAAPVQTIGVGVFTAALREALADGTVDIAVHSYKDLPTAADDRFVIAAIPAREDPRDALVARDGLVLGELPADAKVGTSAPRRIAQLRALGQGLDVRPLRGNLDTRIGKVASGELDAVIVARAGLARIGRLDVVTEALDPVQLLPAPAQGALAVECRTGDTDLAAAIATLDDAHARAAVAAERGLLAELEAGCTAPVGAIAEVVESIDEDGRIFDELSLRGCVAAIDGSDTIRASIVGSPDRAEELGRELARELLDLGARELVSVTEPAQAGSHAQGGSHV
- a CDS encoding glutamyl-tRNA reductase; protein product: MSVLLVGISHRSAPVAVLERVAITDTDRPKLTDKLMASGSISEVMVVSTCNRVEIYAVVDAFHGALTAVGEVLGEHSGLEIADLTKHAYVRYSEAAVEHLFAVASGLDSMVIGEQQILGQIRSAYAASDGQQASGRVMHELAQQALRVGKRVHSETGIDAAGASVVSVALDRAAETFGGSLAGRKAVVLGAGAMGGLAVAHLGRAGIGGLTVVNRTRERADHLAENAVSNGIPATSVALENLPAAVAEADILITCTGAVGTVVSIADAHLALVGRDSEHPLVICDLGLPRDVDAAVAQLPGITVFDMESLQRDPAAGAAANDASAAREIVSSELSGYLAGQRLAEVTPTVTALRQRAAEVVEGELLRLESRLPGLDSPQRDEVARTVRRVVDKLLHSPTVRVKQLASTPGGDSYAAALRELFELSPGSVDAVATPMEIGSLELVDDFTASRTDLRSDSHPGGTAGQERSE